From the genome of Hymenobacter cellulosilyticus, one region includes:
- a CDS encoding T9SS type A sorting domain-containing protein — MQSCQILPVQTPDAELAPAYPNPVQDILHLPSPTSYVVRDMLGRVKLQGQGAHISMGDLPAGIYLVETGQGLNRQLRISKQ, encoded by the coding sequence TTGCAGAGTTGCCAAATCCTGCCCGTACAGACTCCTGATGCGGAGCTGGCGCCGGCATATCCCAACCCCGTCCAGGATATCCTGCATCTGCCCTCTCCAACATCCTATGTCGTCCGTGACATGCTGGGCCGGGTAAAGCTGCAGGGCCAGGGCGCTCATATTTCTATGGGCGACCTGCCAGCCGGCATCTATCTAGTGGAAACGGGCCAGGGGCTGAACCGACAGCTCCGAATTAGTAAGCAGTAA
- a CDS encoding BatD family protein, whose translation MVKYRVAKKPEVGLDNRMEGFKIYRTTPRTIAVKALPPHPLRDQVPVGDYRLRESIDRTTFQTGKAFTYSFTVEGEGNLAALTAPVLPPLPAGVEVYGPDTELGVTRQGGRVGGSKRFTYRLIGRRPGELALDSLFSLVVFNPETARYDTLRPR comes from the coding sequence ATGGTGAAGTACCGGGTAGCCAAAAAGCCCGAAGTCGGCCTCGACAACCGGATGGAAGGCTTTAAAATCTACCGAACGACGCCGCGTACTATTGCCGTCAAGGCCCTGCCGCCACACCCCCTGCGCGACCAGGTACCGGTGGGCGACTACCGCCTGCGCGAATCTATTGACCGCACCACTTTCCAGACCGGCAAGGCTTTCACGTATTCGTTCACGGTGGAAGGCGAAGGCAATCTGGCTGCCCTAACTGCGCCGGTACTGCCTCCGCTGCCGGCCGGGGTGGAAGTGTACGGGCCCGATACTGAGCTGGGCGTAACCCGTCAGGGCGGGCGCGTAGGCGGAAGCAAGCGGTTCACTTACCGGCTAATTGGCCGCCGCCCAGGCGAGCTTGCCCTCGACAGTCTCTTTAGCCTGGTTGTATTCAATCCCGAAACGGCACGCTACGACACGCTGCGGCCGAGGTGA
- a CDS encoding BatD family protein: protein MTTKLGVFFLLLLLLIGVGGELRAQTGPGQADIVLGRTSFPVNDYFTISFRLHGAPLERYSPFPDIEGFKKSSKSSTTTTRIVGGQTSTELTITQRYAAYNEGEFELKPFTMTVNGLTVQSAGAKLQVLAQQAVVPPPAAGGAVQGLGLLDKLFGKPKPQEYVEPHDNAFMALVPDKATVFVGEGVHVGLYFYLTPADQGLLSFYNFGGQLPEILRRMRQRTAWEEPFNEQEIVPETVVAGAKPTCATASTRPNITR from the coding sequence ATGACCACCAAACTGGGCGTGTTTTTTTTGCTGCTTCTACTCCTGATTGGGGTCGGAGGGGAGCTGCGCGCCCAGACTGGGCCAGGACAGGCCGACATCGTGCTGGGCCGAACCAGCTTTCCGGTCAACGACTATTTCACCATCAGCTTCCGACTGCACGGGGCTCCGCTGGAGCGCTACTCGCCCTTTCCCGATATCGAAGGCTTTAAGAAAAGCAGCAAGTCGAGCACTACGACCACGCGCATCGTGGGCGGGCAAACGTCCACGGAGCTGACCATTACCCAGCGCTACGCGGCCTACAACGAGGGCGAATTTGAGCTCAAGCCTTTCACGATGACCGTGAACGGGCTAACGGTGCAGTCGGCCGGGGCTAAGCTGCAGGTGCTGGCTCAGCAAGCCGTGGTGCCCCCACCGGCCGCGGGTGGGGCCGTGCAGGGCCTGGGGTTGCTCGATAAGCTCTTCGGCAAGCCCAAGCCCCAGGAGTACGTAGAGCCCCACGACAACGCCTTTATGGCCCTGGTACCCGATAAAGCCACGGTTTTTGTGGGCGAAGGCGTGCACGTGGGCCTGTACTTTTACCTGACGCCCGCCGACCAGGGGCTGCTGAGCTTCTATAACTTCGGGGGGCAGCTGCCCGAGATTCTGCGGCGCATGCGGCAGCGCACGGCCTGGGAAGAGCCCTTTAATGAGCAGGAAATCGTGCCCGAAACAGTGGTGGCCGGGGCAAAACCTACCTGCGCTACCGCCTCTACGAGGCCGAATATTACCCGCTGA
- a CDS encoding ferritin-like domain-containing protein — MSKIITSGGDEAEFAKPLYVPIKRRSFFMYAGATAGATALLLSGCNDDDDETVAPGAVSLGSGDVGVLNYAYALEQLEAAFYARVKASPAADFSATEKEYFNQVAAHEAIHRDFLKAAINRDAPGKIIANLNPNFDSIDFTKRATVLAAAKTFEDLGVQAYNGAGKYLKTPAYLVIAGQIVSVEARHAAYVRDLIANGSFADDSIVDATTGLDKALEPVDVIAAAQGFIKEKLDATSVGK; from the coding sequence ATGTCTAAAATCATCACCTCCGGTGGAGACGAGGCCGAGTTCGCCAAGCCCCTCTACGTTCCGATTAAAAGACGCTCTTTCTTTATGTACGCCGGCGCTACGGCCGGAGCCACGGCTCTGCTGCTTTCCGGTTGCAACGATGACGACGACGAAACGGTAGCTCCCGGCGCGGTAAGCCTGGGCTCGGGCGACGTGGGAGTACTTAACTACGCCTACGCCCTGGAACAGCTGGAAGCGGCTTTCTACGCCCGGGTAAAGGCTAGCCCCGCTGCTGACTTCTCCGCCACCGAGAAAGAGTATTTTAATCAGGTAGCTGCGCACGAAGCCATTCACCGCGACTTCCTCAAGGCCGCTATCAACCGTGATGCGCCCGGTAAGATCATTGCCAACCTGAATCCCAACTTCGATTCAATCGACTTCACCAAGCGGGCTACCGTGCTGGCTGCTGCCAAGACCTTTGAGGACTTGGGCGTGCAGGCCTACAATGGCGCTGGTAAATACCTCAAAACGCCGGCTTACCTGGTTATTGCCGGTCAGATCGTATCGGTAGAGGCCCGTCACGCAGCTTACGTGCGGGATTTGATTGCCAACGGCAGCTTCGCCGACGACTCCATCGTGGACGCTACCACTGGCCTCGACAAGGCCCTGGAGCCCGTCGATGTTATTGCTGCAGCTCAGGGCTTTATCAAGGAAAAGCTCGACGCGACCAGCGTAGGCAAGTAA
- a CDS encoding ferritin-like domain-containing protein: MNIFRIIEQLSEVDADVLGRFDSRRAAFKTLGETAKKGALAAAPVFVASLFQKAYGQTTGSAVIDVLNYALTLELLEEDFYVKMIAGGQVPTGAPAGAIALIKKHETAHVTLLTNTIKALNGTPVAGVKFKTSAFPAAYADQLAVAQALEDTGVRAYKGQAGALIGAMAGTTSLLQVALQIHSVEARHAAHIRTMRGQTPWVGLNEMGATYTGAIPESNISQSGVNLTTQLGTTYSAADAAASFDEILTRAEVLDSSRAGGLVQP, translated from the coding sequence ATGAACATATTTCGCATCATCGAGCAATTGTCGGAGGTAGACGCCGACGTATTAGGCCGCTTCGACTCCCGGCGCGCCGCTTTCAAAACCTTGGGCGAAACCGCCAAAAAGGGTGCCCTGGCTGCCGCTCCGGTATTTGTAGCCTCCCTGTTTCAGAAAGCCTACGGCCAAACCACCGGCAGCGCCGTTATCGACGTTCTGAACTACGCCCTGACGCTGGAACTGCTCGAGGAAGACTTTTACGTCAAGATGATTGCTGGCGGACAGGTTCCGACCGGTGCTCCCGCCGGGGCCATTGCCTTGATTAAAAAGCACGAGACGGCCCACGTAACGCTGCTCACCAACACGATCAAAGCCCTGAACGGTACTCCCGTGGCTGGGGTGAAGTTCAAGACTTCGGCCTTCCCGGCTGCTTACGCCGACCAACTGGCCGTAGCGCAAGCCCTGGAAGACACCGGTGTGCGAGCCTACAAAGGCCAGGCCGGGGCACTGATTGGAGCCATGGCCGGCACCACCAGCCTGTTGCAGGTAGCCCTGCAGATTCACTCTGTAGAAGCCCGTCACGCCGCGCACATCCGCACGATGCGCGGCCAGACGCCCTGGGTGGGCCTCAACGAAATGGGTGCTACCTACACCGGCGCCATTCCGGAGAGCAACATCTCGCAGTCGGGTGTAAACCTGACCACGCAGCTGGGCACTACCTATTCGGCTGCTGATGCTGCTGCCTCGTTCGACGAGATTCTGACCCGGGCCGAGGTGCTCGACAGCTCCCGCGCCGGCGGCTTGGTGCAGCCCTAA
- a CDS encoding ferritin-like domain-containing protein: MSESASPSFLARTMRRRSFFRVAGATVAASTLVLAGCVKDPVEPDNTEAISLNLGTGDPGLLNYLFLLEQLEAAFYQKVVTTPPADLQAGELVALTDVRDHEVIHREFFRQLLGSNAMATVEFNFTTINFNTRAGVLAAARTFEDLGVAAYNGAAKLFTSKANLALVSKIASVEARHAAFIRDLVQPADPFSDVVGAGGLGAVLTPPQVIAAAASFFPYTIVVSGLPTA, from the coding sequence ATGTCTGAGTCTGCTTCTCCTTCCTTTCTGGCCCGTACGATGCGGCGCCGCTCCTTTTTTCGGGTAGCCGGTGCTACTGTTGCTGCCTCCACACTGGTACTTGCGGGCTGTGTTAAAGACCCCGTCGAGCCCGACAATACGGAGGCAATATCCCTGAACCTGGGGACCGGCGACCCGGGCTTGCTCAACTACCTGTTCCTGCTCGAGCAGCTGGAGGCCGCTTTCTACCAGAAAGTAGTGACCACGCCCCCGGCCGACCTGCAGGCTGGAGAGCTGGTAGCCCTCACCGACGTGCGCGACCACGAGGTGATTCACCGCGAATTCTTCCGGCAGCTTCTGGGCAGCAATGCCATGGCTACCGTCGAGTTTAACTTTACTACCATCAATTTCAATACCCGGGCGGGTGTGCTGGCCGCGGCCCGCACGTTTGAGGACCTGGGCGTAGCTGCTTACAACGGGGCGGCTAAGCTGTTTACCTCGAAAGCCAACCTGGCCCTGGTCAGCAAGATTGCCTCGGTGGAGGCCCGCCACGCAGCCTTTATCCGTGACCTGGTGCAGCCCGCTGATCCTTTCAGCGACGTGGTAGGTGCCGGCGGTTTGGGTGCCGTTCTGACGCCTCCGCAGGTTATTGCCGCTGCCGCCAGCTTTTTCCCTTATACCATCGTCGTTTCCGGATTGCCAACTGCCTAA
- a CDS encoding ferritin-like domain-containing protein, with the protein MNILQLLADLAAVDPESYQRLSGRRGALTSLGQTGRRAVAAAVPLAFGTMLTKAYGRRSNTVLDAFSLALTLEYLESEFYKQALASALVFPGSSKAVFQQIYQHEQDHVALLQETLRLSGAALPDKPKFDFTGSKNGTRAALFPTVFQDFSTFLKVAQLLEDTGVRAYKGQADSLFTDNDLLEAAIRIHAVEARHAAHIRGLRRAQGANVRPWISKGEEVITVKDVTDAVYIGEDLDRQQLPAVDTKIPFFPNDTTQIVTSTADKAKLSLAEAFDEPISSTTASTIASLFIYS; encoded by the coding sequence ATGAACATTCTCCAACTGCTCGCTGATCTTGCCGCCGTTGACCCCGAATCCTACCAGCGCCTAAGTGGCCGCCGCGGGGCTCTGACCAGCCTGGGCCAAACTGGCCGCCGGGCAGTAGCTGCGGCAGTGCCCCTGGCTTTCGGCACCATGCTCACCAAGGCATACGGCCGCCGCTCCAACACGGTGCTCGATGCCTTTTCGCTGGCCCTGACCCTGGAATATCTGGAAAGTGAGTTCTACAAGCAGGCCCTGGCATCAGCACTCGTATTCCCGGGTTCCTCCAAAGCCGTCTTCCAGCAGATCTACCAGCACGAGCAGGACCACGTAGCCTTGCTGCAGGAAACCCTGCGCCTGTCGGGGGCTGCCCTGCCCGACAAGCCCAAGTTTGACTTTACCGGCAGCAAAAACGGCACGCGGGCAGCGCTTTTCCCCACCGTTTTCCAGGATTTCAGCACCTTTCTTAAAGTGGCTCAGTTGCTGGAAGACACCGGCGTGCGAGCCTACAAAGGCCAGGCCGACAGCCTCTTCACGGACAACGACCTGCTGGAAGCAGCCATCCGCATTCACGCCGTGGAAGCCCGGCACGCGGCCCACATCCGGGGCCTGCGGCGCGCTCAGGGAGCCAACGTGCGCCCCTGGATTAGCAAGGGAGAAGAAGTAATTACGGTGAAGGACGTTACGGACGCGGTGTACATCGGCGAGGACCTGGACCGGCAGCAACTGCCCGCCGTGGATACTAAAATCCCCTTCTTCCCCAACGACACCACCCAAATTGTAACCTCCACTGCGGATAAAGCGAAGCTCAGCTTGGCCGAGGCATTTGATGAGCCCATAAGCTCAACGACGGCCTCCACCATTGCTTCTCTGTTCATTTACAGCTAG
- the queG gene encoding tRNA epoxyqueuosine(34) reductase QueG has translation MLPTAQYTAFIKRRAAELGFMYCGISKAEFLEEEAPRLENWLNQQMNGKMGYMANHFDKRLDPRLLVDGAKSVISLLLNYYPAPEDQQPAEDTLKISKYAYGRDYHFVIKDKLKELLHDMQQEIGEVGGRVFVDSAPVMDKVWAKKSGLGWVGKNSNLITPGVGSFYFIAELIVDLELDYDGPIKDYCGTCTKCVDACPTDAITNPYVVDGSKCISYFTIELKDQIPQEVAGKFGNWVFGCDICQDVCPWNRFAKPHQEPQFRPHAQLPHLKANDWQEITHELFSELFRQSAVKRTGYAGLTRNIRFVTDEPDAQMSLEE, from the coding sequence ATGCTTCCCACTGCCCAGTATACTGCCTTTATCAAGCGCCGCGCGGCGGAGCTGGGCTTTATGTACTGTGGTATTTCCAAGGCCGAGTTTCTGGAAGAGGAAGCGCCCCGGCTCGAAAACTGGCTCAACCAGCAGATGAACGGCAAGATGGGCTACATGGCCAACCACTTCGACAAGCGCCTCGACCCGCGCCTGCTCGTGGACGGGGCCAAGTCGGTTATTTCCCTGCTGCTGAACTACTATCCGGCCCCGGAAGACCAGCAGCCCGCCGAGGATACGCTCAAGATCAGCAAGTACGCCTACGGCCGCGACTACCACTTCGTCATCAAGGACAAGCTAAAAGAGCTGCTACACGATATGCAGCAGGAAATAGGGGAGGTGGGCGGCCGGGTATTCGTCGACTCGGCTCCAGTGATGGATAAGGTGTGGGCCAAGAAAAGCGGCCTGGGCTGGGTGGGCAAAAATTCCAACCTGATAACGCCCGGCGTGGGCAGCTTCTACTTCATTGCCGAGCTCATCGTGGACCTGGAGCTGGACTACGACGGCCCCATCAAGGACTATTGCGGCACCTGCACCAAGTGTGTGGACGCCTGCCCGACGGATGCCATTACCAACCCCTACGTGGTAGATGGCAGCAAGTGCATCAGCTACTTCACTATTGAGCTTAAGGACCAGATTCCGCAGGAGGTGGCGGGCAAGTTTGGCAACTGGGTGTTCGGCTGCGACATCTGCCAGGACGTGTGCCCCTGGAACCGCTTTGCCAAGCCCCACCAGGAGCCGCAGTTTCGGCCCCATGCTCAACTGCCCCACCTCAAGGCCAACGATTGGCAGGAAATAACCCACGAGTTATTCTCGGAATTGTTTCGGCAGTCGGCAGTGAAGCGTACGGGCTACGCGGGCCTAACACGAAACATCCGGTTCGTGACAGACGAACCGGATGCGCAAATGAGCTTAGAAGAATAG
- the ruvB gene encoding Holliday junction branch migration DNA helicase RuvB, whose translation MREPFMTGGTDHMDSGEKEIDKALRPLSFADFTGQAKVVDNLQIFVGAAKQRGEALDHVLLHGPPGLGKTTLSHIIANELGAGIKMTSGPVLDKPSDLAGLLTNLDPHDVLFIDEIHRLNPVVEEYLYSAMEDYRIDILLDSGPNARSVQISLSPFTLIGATTRSGMLTSPLRARFGISSRLEYYDAKLLTDIVMRSAEILATPIHEDAAFEIARRSRGTPRIANNLLRRTRDFAQIKGTGTITVDIAQFALNALDVDARGLDDMDKRILNTIIDKFKGGPVGISTIATACGEEAETIEEVYEPFLIQEGYIKRTSRGREATEAAYKHLGKLMPQHLRGNSPATCSELRPRSRVVEFSLRLSL comes from the coding sequence ATGCGCGAACCATTCATGACCGGTGGCACTGACCACATGGACTCCGGCGAAAAAGAGATTGACAAGGCCCTGCGCCCGCTCAGCTTCGCCGACTTCACGGGTCAGGCCAAAGTAGTCGACAACCTGCAAATCTTCGTGGGCGCCGCCAAGCAGCGCGGCGAGGCCCTCGACCACGTGTTGCTGCACGGGCCTCCCGGACTGGGCAAAACCACGTTGTCGCACATCATCGCCAACGAGTTGGGTGCCGGCATCAAGATGACCTCGGGCCCCGTACTCGACAAGCCTTCTGACCTAGCTGGCCTGCTCACCAACCTGGACCCGCACGACGTGCTGTTCATTGATGAGATTCACCGGCTCAATCCCGTAGTGGAAGAGTATCTGTACTCGGCAATGGAGGACTACCGCATCGACATCCTGCTCGATTCGGGTCCGAATGCGCGGTCCGTCCAGATTTCGCTCTCGCCCTTTACCCTTATCGGCGCTACCACGCGCAGTGGTATGCTCACCTCGCCGCTGCGGGCCCGCTTCGGCATCAGCTCCCGCCTGGAGTACTACGACGCCAAGCTGCTGACCGACATCGTGATGCGCTCGGCCGAGATTCTGGCTACGCCCATTCACGAGGATGCTGCCTTCGAAATTGCCCGCCGCTCCCGTGGTACGCCCCGTATTGCCAACAACCTGCTGCGCCGCACCCGCGACTTTGCCCAAATCAAAGGCACCGGCACCATCACCGTCGATATTGCCCAGTTTGCCCTCAACGCCCTCGACGTGGACGCCCGCGGCCTCGACGACATGGACAAGCGCATCCTGAACACCATTATCGACAAGTTCAAAGGTGGGCCCGTAGGTATCAGCACCATTGCCACGGCTTGCGGCGAAGAAGCCGAAACCATCGAGGAAGTGTACGAGCCTTTCCTGATTCAGGAAGGTTACATCAAGCGCACCAGCCGCGGCCGCGAAGCTACCGAAGCCGCTTACAAGCACCTCGGCAAGCTTATGCCCCAGCACCTGCGCGGCAACTCCCCGGCGACCTGTTCGGAGCTCCGGCCGAGGAGTAGGGTTGTTGAATTCTCACTTCGACTGTCACTGTGA